A region from the Paludicola sp. MB14-C6 genome encodes:
- the rbfA gene encoding 30S ribosome-binding factor RbfA, producing the protein MASFKIGRISEDLKQELSMLFRELKDPRISKMLSIIKLNLSNDLSHCKVYVSAIEGFDQTVQSVEGLKSASGYIRKEISSRLHLRKTPEFHFIADDSIEYSANINKMIETQLRKTTDSEE; encoded by the coding sequence ATGGCTTCTTTTAAAATAGGTCGTATTTCAGAAGACTTAAAACAAGAATTAAGTATGTTATTTCGTGAACTGAAAGACCCTCGTATTTCAAAAATGCTTTCTATTATAAAGCTAAATCTTTCAAATGATTTATCTCATTGTAAGGTATATGTGAGTGCAATTGAAGGATTTGATCAAACCGTTCAATCAGTTGAGGGATTGAAAAGTGCTAGTGGATATATTCGCAAGGAAATTTCATCACGTTTACATCTAAGAAAAACACCTGAATTTCATTTTATTGCCGATGATTCCATTGAATATAGTGCTAATATTAACAAAATGATTGAAACACAACTTAGAAAAACAACCGATTCAGAAGAATAG
- a CDS encoding DHH family phosphoesterase yields MTITKAEVVKRLLQSDNVLIITHKSPDGDTLGSAFALYNALKSLQKKARVECSDIFPQRFQYLMEGYEHQEFKPDYIVAVDVAAIQLFGSNLEHYAQDVDLCIDHHPSNELYAKDTYLVAKASATCEMMYDIICDMNIAITKQIADCLYTGLATDTGCFRFSNTTEKTHRTAADLFGFGANYEWINRILFETKSKSRVRMEQLALSSIEYYYSDYVALIAITQKMIEEANADESELDGVASIPRTIEGVEIGITMREKAEGGYKISIRTASKVDASQLCALFNGGGHKRAAGCFIDSDLKTTKRLLLDAIQSIIKTIE; encoded by the coding sequence ATGACAATTACAAAAGCAGAGGTAGTAAAAAGGCTTTTGCAAAGCGACAATGTGTTAATCATCACTCATAAAAGTCCTGATGGAGATACATTAGGAAGTGCTTTTGCTTTGTATAATGCGCTGAAATCACTGCAAAAAAAAGCAAGGGTTGAATGCTCAGATATTTTTCCCCAACGTTTTCAATATTTAATGGAAGGGTACGAACATCAAGAATTTAAACCCGACTATATTGTTGCAGTAGATGTTGCCGCAATCCAGTTATTTGGTAGCAATCTTGAGCATTATGCGCAAGATGTCGATTTGTGTATTGACCATCATCCTTCCAATGAACTTTATGCAAAAGATACCTACTTAGTTGCAAAAGCATCCGCAACTTGCGAAATGATGTATGATATTATCTGTGATATGAATATTGCTATCACTAAACAAATTGCCGATTGCCTATATACTGGGCTTGCAACTGATACAGGATGTTTTCGTTTTTCTAATACAACGGAAAAAACGCATCGCACAGCGGCAGATCTGTTTGGATTTGGTGCGAATTATGAATGGATTAATCGCATCTTGTTTGAAACGAAATCTAAAAGTCGTGTGAGAATGGAACAGCTTGCATTAAGCTCGATTGAGTATTACTATTCTGATTACGTTGCATTAATAGCAATTACGCAGAAAATGATTGAAGAGGCAAACGCTGATGAAAGCGAATTGGATGGAGTTGCATCTATTCCACGTACGATAGAAGGCGTTGAAATTGGAATCACAATGCGTGAAAAAGCAGAAGGTGGATATAAGATTTCCATTCGTACAGCCAGTAAAGTGGATGCATCTCAACTTTGTGCTTTATTTAACGGCGGAGGTCATAAGCGTGCTGCCGGATGCTTTATTGATTCAGATTTAAAAACAACAAAACGCTTATTGTTAGACGCAATTCAGTCTATTATAAAAACGATTGAATAG
- the truB gene encoding tRNA pseudouridine(55) synthase TruB: MNGILCINKPQEYTSFDVVARIRGMTKTKRVGHSGTLDPLATGVLPIFIGNATKACDMLPNDDKSYIAEFEFGFKTDTLDISGEVLETFEKKISKEEIIEKLNHFRGDIQQIPPMYSAVRVNGQRLYDIARQGREIEREPRSVTIFKLELMDFDKATQKGKLEIACSKGTYIRSIISDLGELLGTGGTMTALCRDKACGFSLDDCITLEQAQDYTTNGTIEQQLLPVDRLFYHLPKIQLNEIQSIKFKNGVKLDLNRVIYKNIDTLHRVYDNEKVFLGLASLDKEDMALVIEKMFYR, translated from the coding sequence ATGAACGGAATTTTATGCATAAACAAACCACAAGAATATACTTCATTTGATGTCGTTGCACGAATTCGTGGAATGACTAAAACAAAGCGAGTAGGTCATTCTGGAACGCTTGACCCACTAGCTACTGGTGTATTACCAATTTTTATAGGTAACGCAACCAAAGCATGCGACATGTTACCGAATGATGATAAAAGCTATATTGCAGAGTTTGAGTTTGGCTTTAAAACAGATACTCTTGATATTAGCGGAGAAGTTTTAGAGACCTTTGAAAAAAAGATATCAAAAGAAGAAATAATAGAAAAATTAAACCATTTTCGTGGTGATATTCAACAAATACCGCCAATGTATTCTGCGGTAAGGGTAAACGGGCAACGTCTTTATGATATTGCTAGACAAGGAAGAGAAATTGAGCGTGAGCCAAGATCCGTTACGATATTCAAGCTGGAACTCATGGATTTTGATAAAGCCACTCAAAAAGGAAAATTAGAGATAGCATGTTCTAAGGGCACTTATATTCGTTCTATTATCAGCGATTTAGGTGAATTGCTGGGAACAGGTGGAACAATGACAGCATTATGTCGTGATAAAGCTTGTGGATTTTCATTGGATGATTGTATTACGCTGGAACAAGCACAAGACTATACTACCAACGGAACGATTGAACAACAGCTGCTTCCAGTTGATCGCTTGTTCTATCATCTTCCAAAAATCCAATTGAATGAAATACAATCTATTAAATTTAAAAATGGTGTAAAGCTTGACTTGAATCGAGTTATTTATAAAAATATAGACACTTTGCACCGTGTTTATGATAATGAAAAAGTTTTCTTAGGGCTTGCAAGCTTAGATAAAGAAGACATGGCACTAGTGATAGAAAAAATGTTTTACAGATAG
- a CDS encoding bifunctional riboflavin kinase/FAD synthetase, whose protein sequence is MKLYHSFEMSAGPTAVALGYFDGVHLAHQQVIKTMTSFEKDGFIPTVLTFHMDKDIPKKSGMKTILTDNEKIDVFHDLGVKQVYMPPFSQMIDYDATDFFYQVLVKQLQAKVLVCGYDYAFGKNAQGDAALLSSLCKQNEIRLVIIEPYELDGQLISSTYIRELLSEGNIEKTNQLLGFPYFIKGQVSYGNQIGKTLGFPTANILLSEKQVMPKYGVYETRTIIDNVSYKSITNVGVKPTIDGERNPLSETHILGFNESLYNKDIKICFVRMLRAEQKFLSLDDLRRAIQNDIETIK, encoded by the coding sequence GTGAAACTATACCATTCATTTGAAATGTCTGCTGGGCCTACAGCTGTTGCATTAGGCTATTTCGATGGGGTTCATTTAGCCCATCAACAAGTAATTAAAACAATGACCTCGTTCGAAAAAGATGGTTTTATTCCAACAGTACTTACATTTCATATGGACAAAGACATACCAAAAAAATCAGGAATGAAAACAATATTAACAGATAATGAAAAAATAGATGTATTTCATGATTTAGGCGTAAAGCAGGTTTATATGCCTCCTTTTAGTCAAATGATTGATTATGACGCGACTGATTTTTTCTATCAAGTTTTAGTAAAACAGCTTCAAGCAAAAGTATTGGTGTGCGGATATGATTATGCATTTGGTAAGAATGCGCAAGGCGATGCAGCTTTATTAAGCAGTTTATGCAAGCAAAATGAAATCAGACTTGTCATAATAGAGCCATATGAACTAGATGGACAATTAATTAGTTCTACTTATATTCGTGAGTTGTTATCCGAAGGAAATATTGAAAAAACCAATCAATTGCTAGGATTTCCGTATTTTATAAAAGGACAAGTTTCCTATGGAAATCAAATCGGAAAAACGTTAGGATTTCCAACTGCTAATATTTTGCTTTCAGAAAAACAAGTTATGCCTAAGTACGGTGTATATGAAACAAGAACAATAATCGATAATGTTAGTTATAAAAGCATAACGAATGTAGGTGTAAAGCCAACGATTGATGGTGAAAGAAATCCATTATCCGAAACTCATATTTTAGGCTTCAATGAAAGCTTATATAATAAAGATATCAAGATATGTTTTGTTCGTATGTTGCGTGCAGAACAAAAATTTTTGAGCCTAGATGACTTGCGTCGAGCAATTCAAAATGATATAGAGACTATAAAATAG
- a CDS encoding DUF5067 domain-containing protein → MKKLLALALCFVMCFSFVACGGKGEESSNTSVAPTEKTTGKISVEILSAKPAKDTNDKDAIVVEYKFKNGTQKSLAFKFSTKVTVKQGDQALKLAAVPKSDSFDSATSTKPIKPNEEIVAQVAYTPVDMKTALDISVKLEQGEDKTEITKQVPLA, encoded by the coding sequence ATGAAAAAATTATTAGCTTTAGCATTATGTTTCGTTATGTGTTTTAGTTTCGTTGCTTGTGGTGGTAAAGGAGAGGAATCATCTAATACCTCAGTTGCGCCAACTGAAAAAACGACCGGAAAAATTTCAGTAGAGATTTTGTCAGCAAAACCTGCTAAGGATACAAATGACAAGGACGCTATTGTTGTAGAATACAAATTCAAAAATGGTACACAAAAAAGTTTAGCATTCAAATTTTCAACTAAAGTTACTGTTAAACAAGGTGATCAAGCCTTAAAATTAGCTGCAGTTCCTAAGAGCGATTCTTTTGACTCTGCTACTTCAACAAAACCAATTAAGCCAAATGAAGAAATCGTTGCGCAAGTTGCTTATACTCCAGTAGATATGAAAACAGCATTAGACATTTCTGTTAAATTAGAACAAGGTGAAGATAAAACAGAAATTACAAAGCAAGTTCCACTCGCTTAA
- a CDS encoding IS1182 family transposase has translation MLVKAKKDRTQVEFLCLEEFIPAEHLLRKIDSAVDFCHIYDFVEDLYCKDNGRPSIDPVVLIKMVLIQHLYGISSLRKLVEEVQMNCAYRWFLGYLMTEQIPHFTTISYAFKHRFNENTIACIFNWILNEINDMGYLDPEVVFVDGTHIKANANIKKVVKKSIPVAAKHYEKQLMDEINKDREEHKKKPFDDTKPPKIEEKIINESTTDPESGVFHKGEHKKCLAYEAHTACDKKGYIVDVHVTAGNVHDSVAFDDLYDKLKENHPEIQTIVADSAYNTPYIAKRLIDDGKDLLVPYRRPMTKQGFFKKYDFSYDEYFDCVVCPNNKVLHYSTTNREGYKEFKSNPNDCKICGFRYKCTESKEFQKQYTVHVWHEYLEQVSDIRYAIKYKDLYAQRKETIERVFADAKEKYAMRYTPYRGLAQVTNWVRLKFACMNLKKLQYISGG, from the coding sequence ATGTTAGTTAAAGCTAAAAAAGACCGAACACAAGTAGAGTTTTTGTGCTTAGAAGAATTTATTCCAGCAGAACATTTGCTTAGAAAAATAGATAGTGCAGTGGATTTCTGTCATATATATGATTTCGTAGAGGATTTGTATTGTAAAGATAATGGAAGACCAAGCATAGACCCAGTAGTACTAATCAAAATGGTCTTAATACAACATTTGTATGGAATAAGTTCGTTGCGCAAATTGGTAGAAGAAGTACAAATGAACTGTGCATATCGTTGGTTTTTAGGATATTTAATGACAGAACAAATACCTCACTTTACAACAATAAGTTATGCCTTTAAACATAGATTTAACGAGAATACTATTGCATGCATTTTCAACTGGATATTGAATGAAATCAATGATATGGGATATCTTGACCCAGAGGTGGTATTTGTAGATGGAACCCATATAAAAGCAAATGCAAATATAAAAAAGGTTGTAAAGAAATCAATCCCCGTAGCAGCAAAACATTATGAGAAACAACTAATGGACGAAATCAATAAAGATAGAGAAGAACATAAAAAAAAGCCATTTGACGATACAAAGCCACCTAAAATAGAAGAAAAAATCATCAATGAATCAACCACTGACCCTGAAAGCGGTGTATTTCATAAAGGAGAGCATAAGAAATGCCTTGCTTATGAAGCACATACAGCTTGTGACAAAAAAGGCTACATTGTAGATGTTCATGTAACAGCAGGCAATGTACATGACAGCGTAGCATTCGATGATTTGTATGATAAATTAAAAGAAAACCACCCCGAAATCCAAACAATAGTGGCAGATAGTGCCTACAATACTCCCTATATTGCAAAAAGACTTATAGATGATGGAAAAGATTTATTAGTACCATATCGTAGACCAATGACAAAACAAGGCTTTTTTAAGAAATATGATTTTTCATATGATGAATATTTTGACTGTGTAGTATGTCCAAACAATAAAGTTTTACACTATTCCACCACGAATAGAGAAGGATACAAAGAATTTAAAAGCAATCCAAACGACTGTAAAATCTGTGGGTTTCGTTACAAATGCACTGAAAGTAAAGAATTCCAGAAACAATACACAGTTCATGTTTGGCATGAGTACTTAGAGCAAGTTTCAGATATTCGTTATGCAATAAAATACAAAGATCTTTATGCACAGCGAAAAGAAACGATTGAGCGAGTTTTTGCTGATGCGAAAGAAAAATACGCAATGCGTTATACACCTTATCGAGGTCTTGCCCAAGTAACAAACTGGGTTAGGCTTAAATTTGCGTGCATGAACCTTAAAAAGCTGCAATACATAAGTGGAGGGTGA
- a CDS encoding Gfo/Idh/MocA family protein, with translation MIHYATIGTGWITESFIQAAKQVKGLLLTAVYSRTQEQANKFAKKFNITNTYTDLNKLAQASEIQAVYIASPNAFHYSQSKLMLEHKKHVICEKPITCSKEETQDLIRIAKENNVIFMEAIMPIHLPQMKLIQDTMKKIGRISMARFDYSQLSSKYKALIEGKLPNIFNINMKTGCVMDIGVYCLYTALHLFPDYNGIQSNAVLLPSTIDLCGGSILKYEDKLVQLSYSKVANGSGYSEIHGDKGTILIKKISTLQEILLMHPDGETEIIYQSKADIQPMQYEAQQFYDFITKFNSNQDYYDYCNSLAIKVSETLALIRNHSGVNF, from the coding sequence ATGATACATTATGCAACAATCGGAACCGGTTGGATAACAGAATCTTTTATACAGGCAGCAAAGCAAGTAAAAGGCTTATTGCTAACAGCGGTTTATTCCAGAACTCAAGAGCAAGCAAATAAATTTGCAAAGAAATTTAATATAACAAACACCTATACCGATTTAAATAAGTTAGCGCAAGCATCGGAAATACAAGCAGTTTATATTGCGAGTCCGAATGCATTTCATTATTCGCAAAGCAAGCTAATGTTAGAACATAAAAAACACGTAATATGTGAAAAACCTATCACTTGTTCTAAAGAAGAAACCCAAGATTTAATCCGTATTGCCAAAGAAAACAATGTGATTTTTATGGAAGCTATTATGCCGATTCATCTCCCACAAATGAAGTTAATACAAGATACAATGAAAAAAATCGGGCGAATTTCAATGGCACGATTTGACTATTCACAATTATCTTCAAAATATAAAGCTTTAATAGAAGGCAAACTTCCAAATATTTTTAATATCAATATGAAAACTGGTTGTGTAATGGACATTGGAGTATACTGCTTGTATACAGCTTTGCATCTGTTTCCTGACTATAACGGTATACAGTCTAATGCAGTTTTATTACCATCAACAATCGATTTGTGTGGCGGCAGTATTTTAAAATATGAGGATAAACTGGTTCAATTAAGCTATTCCAAAGTAGCAAACGGGTCTGGCTATAGTGAAATTCATGGTGATAAAGGTACCATTCTCATTAAAAAAATATCTACTTTGCAAGAGATATTGTTAATGCACCCTGACGGTGAAACTGAAATAATATATCAATCCAAAGCAGATATACAGCCTATGCAATATGAGGCTCAACAGTTTTATGATTTTATAACAAAATTCAATAGCAATCAAGATTACTATGATTATTGTAATTCGTTAGCAATTAAAGTGAGCGAAACTTTAGCATTGATACGAAACCATAGTGGTGTCAATTTTTAA
- a CDS encoding iron-containing alcohol dehydrogenase → MMNKIIVGSDKKSTVFIGSNFLWDIGFYIPTQHSNSRIAIVTDDIVAKIHLNTVISSLEKYGFSPVIFVMQHGKENKTPTMLSQIIKFFSINMITKSDLVIALGGGTVHDITGYASAIYNLGINFISIPTTFSCMINNSIGGSVYLNTPYRINQIGMVHFPVSVFIDIDTLSTTPTYQQNVISPQAVKYGFIFDKRVLSVQLSTSEPELLLNYITQLIRIKNNILFINSTIINPLILDFGTTIGEIIETHSNYKVSTDEAMAIGMAMMTRLSEQKQLTRSGTYQMLLERLKKINYQVQYELPYDYFMKMIMSDKKFDGDVLNIIILKEIQKPQIHKINRKEISNFFEDLFK, encoded by the coding sequence ATGATGAATAAAATTATTGTTGGATCAGACAAAAAATCCACAGTATTTATTGGGAGCAATTTTCTTTGGGATATTGGCTTTTATATTCCTACACAACATAGCAACTCAAGAATTGCTATAGTAACAGATGATATTGTTGCAAAAATTCACTTAAATACAGTTATATCAAGTCTTGAAAAATATGGATTCAGCCCTGTTATTTTTGTTATGCAGCATGGTAAAGAAAATAAAACTCCAACAATGTTGTCGCAAATCATCAAATTCTTTAGCATAAATATGATTACAAAATCAGACTTAGTTATCGCTTTGGGCGGGGGAACAGTTCACGACATAACCGGCTATGCTTCTGCAATTTATAATCTAGGAATTAACTTTATTTCCATACCAACAACGTTTTCTTGTATGATTAACAATTCCATTGGTGGTTCTGTATATCTCAACACACCATACCGCATAAATCAAATAGGTATGGTGCATTTTCCCGTAAGCGTTTTCATTGATATTGATACTCTTTCCACCACGCCGACATATCAACAGAATGTTATCAGCCCACAGGCAGTTAAATACGGATTTATCTTTGACAAAAGAGTTTTATCTGTTCAGCTTAGTACTTCTGAGCCAGAATTATTGCTTAATTACATAACACAACTTATACGAATTAAAAATAACATTTTATTTATCAACAGTACTATTATTAATCCACTCATACTAGACTTCGGAACCACAATAGGTGAAATAATCGAAACGCATTCCAATTATAAAGTAAGTACTGACGAAGCTATGGCTATTGGCATGGCAATGATGACAAGGCTTTCAGAGCAAAAACAGCTTACAAGATCCGGTACTTATCAAATGTTATTGGAACGGTTAAAAAAAATCAATTATCAAGTTCAGTATGAATTGCCCTATGATTATTTTATGAAAATGATTATGAGTGATAAAAAATTTGATGGCGATGTTTTAAATATCATTATTCTAAAAGAAATACAAAAGCCCCAAATTCATAAAATAAATAGAAAGGAAATTTCAAATTTCTTTGAAGACTTATTTAAATGA
- a CDS encoding stage III sporulation protein AA, whose amino-acid sequence MDEKYIQALLGLPKNIASLLRMIPNNVQQTVREICLRINKPLVLATFEGDQFLTKSGQLSCNFQSNIYIVSKQEMEECLHILTEYSVHSYIDKINMGFITIEGGHRAGIVGSCVLSGDKIISISDISSINLRIARQVKGVAKSLVQSLYSNRLYSTLIVGAPASGKTTLLRDCTRLLSDGILGFYIKISVIDERGEIAAVKSGVPQNDVGIMTDVLDGYKKGEGMTIAIRSMSPKAIILDEIGSYDDAYSIRQGLNAGVVIIATTHASSMEELRRKKYIYELVNEGAFERIILLHGSDKPCVVKEIINMELSEQNHIASNQKGKEFYACLK is encoded by the coding sequence ATGGATGAAAAATATATACAAGCTTTGTTAGGACTCCCCAAAAATATTGCAAGTCTATTGCGAATGATTCCCAATAATGTTCAACAAACAGTAAGGGAAATATGCCTTCGAATCAACAAACCATTGGTTTTAGCTACTTTTGAAGGTGATCAGTTTCTAACAAAAAGTGGACAACTTAGCTGTAATTTTCAATCAAATATATATATTGTATCAAAACAGGAAATGGAAGAATGCCTACATATTTTAACGGAGTATTCAGTTCATAGCTATATCGATAAAATTAACATGGGCTTTATTACAATCGAAGGTGGGCATCGTGCAGGAATTGTAGGAAGCTGTGTTCTTTCGGGGGACAAGATTATTTCCATATCGGATATTAGTTCCATTAACTTAAGAATTGCAAGACAAGTAAAAGGAGTAGCCAAATCATTAGTGCAGTCTCTTTATAGTAATCGTTTATACTCAACATTAATTGTAGGCGCTCCTGCAAGCGGCAAAACTACATTATTGCGTGATTGTACTCGTTTACTGTCTGATGGAATATTAGGTTTTTATATAAAAATCTCTGTAATTGATGAAAGAGGGGAAATAGCAGCAGTTAAAAGCGGAGTACCGCAAAACGATGTTGGAATAATGACAGACGTATTAGACGGTTATAAAAAAGGTGAAGGGATGACAATTGCAATCCGTTCTATGTCGCCGAAAGCAATTATATTAGATGAAATAGGTAGTTATGACGATGCATATTCCATTCGTCAAGGGTTAAACGCAGGTGTTGTCATTATTGCAACTACCCATGCAAGTTCAATGGAAGAGTTAAGAAGAAAGAAATATATATATGAATTAGTGAACGAGGGTGCATTTGAACGGATTATTTTGTTACATGGCAGTGATAAACCATGTGTTGTAAAAGAGATTATTAATATGGAATTATCAGAACAAAACCATATAGCTTCAAACCAAAAGGGAAAGGAGTTTTATGCGTGCTTAAAATAA
- a CDS encoding stage III sporulation protein AB, translating to MLKIILCPFFIFVGAYVGFAFSKRFQKRVKQLDLLTIMLQRIRVYLEYEKTPTKLLISKLAESESLQELSFLRRCKDKMETNINFPIVWQESLSECKQQLALEQDDYTALNQLTEVLGVYDAQAQLSGILVLETMMKQQLEEAIEQNKTMGKLYRSLGILSGIAAAILVI from the coding sequence GTGCTTAAAATAATACTTTGCCCTTTTTTTATCTTTGTTGGTGCATATGTTGGATTTGCATTCAGTAAGCGATTTCAAAAGCGAGTGAAACAGCTTGATTTACTAACGATAATGCTCCAACGAATCAGAGTATATCTTGAATATGAAAAAACACCTACAAAGCTTCTTATTTCCAAGCTTGCAGAAAGTGAAAGTCTGCAAGAGTTAAGTTTTTTAAGACGCTGTAAGGATAAGATGGAAACGAACATAAACTTTCCGATTGTATGGCAAGAAAGTTTATCGGAATGTAAACAGCAACTTGCATTAGAACAAGATGATTACACAGCTTTAAATCAGTTAACAGAGGTCTTAGGAGTATATGATGCACAAGCACAATTAAGCGGAATATTGGTATTGGAAACAATGATGAAGCAGCAACTGGAAGAGGCAATAGAACAGAACAAAACAATGGGCAAGCTTTACCGTTCATTAGGAATTTTGAGTGGAATAGCTGCAGCCATATTAGTGATATAA
- the spoIIIAC gene encoding stage III sporulation protein AC — MDVDLIFKIAAVGIIVAVLNQLLIRSGREEQAMMTTLAGLIVVLMMIIYEIKDLFDAVKTLFGL, encoded by the coding sequence ATGGATGTAGATTTAATCTTTAAGATAGCTGCTGTAGGTATCATTGTTGCCGTGCTAAATCAATTACTCATTCGTTCTGGAAGAGAAGAGCAAGCAATGATGACAACACTTGCGGGTTTAATTGTGGTTTTAATGATGATTATTTATGAAATTAAGGATTTGTTTGATGCTGTAAAAACTCTATTTGGGTTGTAA
- a CDS encoding SpoIIIAC/SpoIIIAD family protein, with protein sequence MNIYAIIGIAIVSTAICILMKQYKPEYAMLVSLACGLVLFAMILVSLVPAFEAMQSLMKRAAINNEYTKAIIKTLGVCYVTQLASDSCRDAGQTAIASKVELCGKVFIVIISLPLFENLVEIAFKLINTSY encoded by the coding sequence GTGAATATATACGCAATTATTGGAATTGCAATTGTTTCAACAGCCATTTGTATTTTAATGAAACAATATAAGCCCGAGTATGCGATGTTGGTGTCTTTAGCCTGTGGGCTCGTCTTATTTGCAATGATACTTGTTAGCTTGGTTCCGGCTTTTGAAGCAATGCAAAGCTTAATGAAGCGAGCCGCTATAAACAATGAGTATACAAAAGCAATTATTAAAACGTTGGGAGTTTGTTATGTAACTCAGTTAGCGAGTGATAGCTGTCGTGATGCAGGACAAACTGCAATAGCAAGTAAAGTTGAACTTTGCGGCAAGGTGTTTATTGTCATTATTTCGTTGCCTTTATTTGAAAATTTAGTTGAGATTGCTTTTAAACTCATAAACACGAGTTATTAA
- a CDS encoding stage III sporulation protein AE, which yields MKLIHRILLYSALLILFFSVPVYADDKETSDNSLSKQAQQSMKEYQQQYDELLSQSGANELFSAVPDDAKDILENNDIDSIDSNKFLKMNFFEFVGNLWVTIKDSLAKPIQILLSGIGVVLLCALLNSLKTGFNNAAYEKVFSVVSVICIATVIIIPIAQLITKTAQLIKQVSNFMLSFIPVYVGIITASGKPVSAISYNTALVAVIQVVSRIAASVLVPLLAIYLAFCLIGSASTQINIEGIAKTVKTTVIVILGFLMTVFVGLLTVQGIVATATDTVSMKIAKFGISSFLPVVGGAISEALNSVQGCMGVIKSTLGSFGIITIVAAFLPSIITILLMQLSLTITGAISDMLDTPRITSLMKSASSVLSLILGILLVFFVLIVVSLTIMLSLSTGVS from the coding sequence ATGAAACTCATACATAGAATATTACTTTACAGCGCTTTGCTGATATTGTTTTTTTCAGTACCTGTTTACGCTGATGATAAGGAAACGAGTGATAATTCGTTAAGCAAACAGGCTCAGCAATCCATGAAGGAATATCAACAGCAATATGATGAACTGTTAAGTCAAAGTGGAGCAAACGAGTTATTTTCAGCTGTACCGGATGACGCAAAAGACATTTTAGAAAACAATGATATTGATAGTATTGATTCTAACAAGTTTTTAAAAATGAATTTTTTTGAGTTCGTTGGAAATCTGTGGGTTACAATAAAGGACTCTCTTGCAAAACCAATACAGATTTTACTTTCAGGTATCGGCGTAGTGCTTTTATGTGCCCTATTAAATTCATTAAAAACCGGTTTTAATAATGCGGCATATGAAAAGGTGTTTTCTGTAGTATCCGTTATTTGTATTGCAACAGTAATTATCATTCCGATTGCTCAGTTAATTACCAAAACTGCACAACTGATAAAGCAAGTAAGTAATTTTATGCTAAGTTTCATACCTGTTTATGTTGGAATCATTACCGCATCGGGTAAGCCTGTGTCTGCAATTTCTTACAACACAGCATTAGTGGCAGTAATTCAGGTAGTATCTCGGATTGCAGCTTCGGTTTTGGTTCCGTTATTAGCAATTTATCTTGCATTTTGCTTGATTGGATCAGCTTCCACACAAATTAACATAGAAGGAATTGCAAAAACCGTAAAAACAACAGTTATTGTGATATTAGGTTTCTTGATGACTGTATTTGTTGGCTTATTAACAGTGCAAGGCATTGTAGCAACTGCAACAGATACTGTTTCTATGAAAATTGCTAAGTTTGGAATCAGTTCCTTTTTACCTGTTGTAGGTGGTGCAATCAGTGAAGCATTAAACTCAGTTCAGGGTTGTATGGGCGTAATCAAGTCGACATTGGGAAGCTTTGGAATTATAACAATCGTCGCAGCATTTTTACCAAGCATTATAACTATCTTGTTAATGCAGCTTTCTTTAACTATAACAGGTGCAATCAGCGATATGCTGGATACACCAAGAATTACTTCACTTATGAAGTCGGCGTCATCAGTATTATCGTTAATACTCGGAATTTTGCTTGTCTTTTTTGTGTTGATTGTGGTATCTCTAACGATCATGCTTTCTTTAAGCACTGGAGTAAGCTAA